Genomic segment of Carassius carassius chromosome 19, fCarCar2.1, whole genome shotgun sequence:
acTTACAGTTGATTTAAATTTCAGATgactaaaaaaatacagaaaaatagaatagtatgtttttgaaagacgtctcttatgctcgccaaggctgatcaaaaaatacattaaaacagatacagtatattacaatgattaaagataattttatcattgtaaaaaaaaagatcgtcactaaaaactggagtaatgactgctgaaaaatcTGCTTTGCCACgacaggaaaaaaattaaattttaaaatatattactacagaaaactatttttttaattgtaacatTATACTCATTAActcatttactgtatttttggtcaaattaatgcagtcttagaaagcataagagacttatttaaaaagcaTATATATTATTCCAAACTACCAGTAGGGTAAGCATACATTTTCATGCATCGatcttaataaaacaaacaataagtCTATGTCTTCAAAAGACTCGAAATATTGAATTGAAAATACCTTCATTTAATATATAAGCTATAAATAAAtccattaataacattattaaattCCTATTAATTATACCCTTCATTCCCACTCATTTTGGTAACTTTGGTCATATTTGGTCGAAATGAAAACGGATGAATTATCACATAATATTGTCACTTAAAAAATAGTGAAATGTCTGGCGGTTTTACAAAAGGAAGTTACCTGTTAGCCTACAAAACGATTCAGATCAAATCCATGATATATATCCGCCCAGGTGAGTTCAAATCAGCACGTTAACTTGCGGAGTTTCTTTGTGGTCTCGAGAGTGAGATGAAGTGATTTGACCGAGGACAGTGAGGGTAAGTCTAGTGCACCTGACATCGGGCGGAGTCACGGCGTTCATTGGGTGGTTCTTGAGCTCGAAGGCGTCACAACTGGAATGTTCCTGGAATGCGTCGCGCCTCAGCAGCGATCTCACTGCCGCGTCGCTAGCGTGTAGATGTGGTATTGTATTCAAACGTACAACATCTCTTAACTTTGACACAGTATAGTTCTAAATATTTCACGTCATGAGTAAACCTATAGTCGAAAAGAAAGTGTTTTTTAGTCTAATCCGTTCAGGTGCCATGAACCGTATCTATTAGGCCTAATTACATTAGATTAATACTGCAATTCAGTAAAGTTTAGGCCCACTAAAAATCTGTCTCTGcattatttcacaaaatatcAGGCCAAACACTAGGCTAATAGCCTGCACGAGCAAAACAtaacatatatatgtatttatttattagtgggCCTAAACTTTACTGAACTATTCACATTTAAGTTCCAGTATTAATCTAATACAAGTAGCCTAATACATACGTTAGACTAAAAATCACTTTCTATGTGATCGTAGGTTATCTACTCATGACAGTCAGTTAAGTCATTGTTAGTTCTGAGAAAAGCATTATTTACTTGCATCTGACACTTGGTTTGAAATGTTATGACATTCATACATCTCAAGTTAAGTGTACACATAATTATTGGGCTTGGCTTAGGTATAAAGAGATTAATTAATCAATGTCCATTGAGGAAGTTAGGAAAATTCCATTCACTTTCAACTACGcatattttccttttaattgAGAATTTCACATTAAAGTTCTCTTCAGTCAATATTCTGTTGCATGGAAGGGAAATTTTTAACACCAAGGACAACAATGGCTCAGATGATCCATAACCACTTCCATTTAGGTAGTATCTCATGGCCTAGCCTCATTCCTTCAGTTTAGCTAGTCCCATCAGCAGCTGATCTCTTCTCTCTCTTCTGGCTGTAAGGTGCTCCTGTTCAGCAGGGATCAGCTCACAGATATCCTAAAGTAGATGGTAAAATCTTTCAGTTTATAATGAgtacaataattatatatttaaaaaaatacatatatgagTATTTAGGAATTCTGATTTAAAATTTCAAAAGCAACTTTTTCCAAGACATTTTCCAATGATATTGCATACTTTTATAATTCTAGCTGCTGGCTCTCCGGAAAAGTCTGGAACAGGTCCAAAAGTATTAAGAACCCTCTTCATTCCTTCGCTGTAGCGCTGGAGATAATCTTCCATACCTGGACAGACAAAACAGAATGAGGATCAAATCAAAACCTGCTTTTGCGTTTCCACAATACAGTAGCATTACGGTTGACCATAAAGGTCTGATACTTTTCATGACTCTAATAACAACATATTACAGAAAttgttttgattcattttactaaatttaaaatatgtttttaaaacaagCTACAAAATTCTGATTTTGTATAACAAACGCTGCTTAGTCCTTATGAATAACTGTGACACAAAAAGTATAATCAGTTTGGAACGGAGTCTAAAATGACTCAGCAAATAAAGTTACTGGCTTTTCAAGCATGAATTGAGTAGCTCTTCATCTGAAGGGCATGAGTTCTTTTAGAAGGGCTCTCAGCAGATAAGATGTGCACCAGTAAAAGTTCAGCCACAGTTCTTCGCTTACAGTTTCCAAGAACTTGTGCCAATACAGCAATGGAAGAAACCAGGACGGAACTCTTAAGTTTACAGGGGGGCTTTATCACCACAGTGAGAGCACTGTAGCACCTCACTCACAGTACAAGGAGGCAGGGCTGAGAATAATAAGTCATCTGTCATCATCAAAGGTTAGTACCGGTGTCACATGGCAAAGCACGTTTCATAGGGGGGGCAGGGTCATCCTATAGATTTCACACTGCCTTCTGATTTTCACCGTGAACATGAGATCTCttcaaaacacatgcacacacttaaGGTCATGTGGGCTGGATGTAATCTAAACAATAAGAGGTTTTCACACACTGCTTTTTCGCTGCCCCAAGCACCgcacttatttatttacatgcataATGAAAACAAAACCTTCTCAGTGCTTAAATACAAAGTTTcattatcacattttttttttaaattgcatgggTTAATAGGTAGCTTGCCTTCTGGTGCGTTGAGATGCATGGTTTCAATGGGACCTATAAAAGCGTTGCGCATGCCCAAGCCCTCAGACATTACCAGATCAATGTCCTTCACTGAGATCACTCCGTCCTGGATGAAAAGAAAGAGAAGTTCATTTGGCAACTCGCACTGTGTTATATTCTTGCATGAAAGACAATGTTTCTAAAAGTGGTTTACTGATGTTCTGATCTTCTGATCCTAAAATTACAGCTTCCTGCTTAGTAGTTTGTCCAGCCAACAAGGTTTGGTCCTCCTTATTGAGAGGAAATCGGAAGGTCCCCCCCAACCTTCTTAAAGCTGCTCCCACTGTATTGGGTTTCTCTTATCATTTAACTCAGTGTCCTCTGAACAATGGGATGACATGGCAGGGGGAGGAAAGTGTGGTTGTGCCAGGCCTTGGGCCCACTTTGCACTCAGATTACCTGTGGGTACAGATACCTGTTGCCTGACTGTGCTGAAATCAAAGCTTGGATACAGAACAAGCAGTGGGGGATGAGTATAGGAGGGGGACAGGGTGGTCTTTGTTCATTTCCTGCATGTAACAACGAGGCTGTTATCTCGGTGTCGCCAGGCGGCGGACTGGCTGGGGAAACCGTGAAAAGAGGCCTTTCCTCTACGGTAATCACCAGGGGCAGCCATTAGCTTTCCCAGCTGCTCTACTTTccagtgctggctctctctcaAAGAGCCGCCTGAACTCTGAGAGGAAGCATGAGTGGATTTGAGCTGCAAATCTGGCATATGGGGCACCATCCAAAGTTTAAATGTtcctcatcttaaaaaaaaaaaacctcttttaTAAAACAACTCATTTAAaaagcacaaacacaaaaaaagatgcAAGTCAATGAAGTAAGGGGGAACAAAAGAAAAGTAAGAGGTAAGTCCAtgaagtaagaaaaaaataaataaagggcaAGTCCATGAAAACATAAGTCTAAGTCTAAAATCTACAGAACTCCGCTTTAAAAACTGTATGAGAGGCTTACGGAAATCATAAAGCATCTTTACCACACTGATTTCAGGCTGCTCTGTGcatgttgaaaattcagcataTAGACATAATTAAGCCTCCTGAGCAGCATTAGAGTTGTAAATACTTCTAAATGCCTCTTCAGAAGTGCTTCTGTGACAACTTCGCAGTGTAAacgaaagggatagttcatccaagattatgtcatcatttactcaccctcaattagtaacaaacctgtatgagtttctttcttctgctgaacacaaatgaagatattctgaagaatgtaggtaaccaaacagttgatgtcCCCACTGTCGAAGTCAATGAGGAGCAGCAAGTGTTTGATGATGGAAATCTCATTTTTGCTTGAACTATCCCATTATTGGTGTTGTGAACATCAGATCAGTTTGATTTTTCATCTGCTAAACAATATTCAAATGTCCGTGGGCACTGTTTTAAACTTTGATGCAAGGGTAAGGTATTTAGACCCATGATAACAACATGAACAGCTCACACATATCATTATTCAAAGGAGTGATACATGAATAAACTCAAATAATATAATGTGAAGACTTTTCAAATTAAACAAAAGAGATGAAACAACACCAATTAACCAGTCTTTGAACAATATGTAACCTATGTAAAACCAGCTTatgtaattactattaattatctaaacAAAAACAGTACGCAATAACCAGTTTGTGTGCTGGTTTAACTGGTTCATCAACAGTCTTTTGAAATGCTTGAAAAGTATTTGCCTTCAACAAAAAAAAGAGGAGAGGTATTTCTGTCATTTAGAAGCTGACCCAAAACATTACATACatctatataaaatgtatgttgaaTAAGCGATGAATAAGATCAATACAAATAACATTTACAGCTAATTTGATATTTTGTGTTCACACTCATAAAATGTCCTTTAGTTCAGCCTCAGTTCAGTGGTTATAAATCTCTTAAACGAGCAGAAACATCAAGTCAGTCAAAAAGGTTAAGTAAGAATAGCATATAATTTTCAGTGTTGCCATATAAGTTGTGAAATTGTCTCTAAACATAAAAGCAGAATGGACAGCCTACTTTATTGGACATATGGTGTACTGTATGTACATCTGGAACCAgcttaaaaaaaggaaattgagACTTACAAGTGGTTCAACATTTAGCCACTCAAATGTCAGAAACTGCGATTAAGTCACAGAATGTTCTTAGGTAACAACACCACAAGGGCTTTTAGTTTTGTAAGGAAcctttgttttagttttactttattGAGAGCATTCCTCTAGGGTTTTCCTCTCAAAACTTAAATCAAATATTGTCCTTTAGTGGATTTATGTaaattgatatataaaaaaactcaaaaacaaaaattctgtcatcatttgcccaAATGTTTTCCTGCTTCTCACTGTTATAATACGGAAAGAGTGTGGTCTGAACATTgtgctaaatatcttcttttgtgaaagaaatcaTGCAAGTTTGAAGCAACATaagagttagtaaatgatgatattaagtgatggtgatgatgaatcCTTACAATTATTCATATCAAGAGATATTTGTTTAATACATAAAACGTTTTGGTTAATCTGCGTTAATTATGTAGGATAAGGGTATATTCCAAAGATTAGACAATATTCATGAACcctacatgaaaacaacaaaactacaaaaaaaatggGTAACGATTTTACATACGATTGGCTACAACTACAGTTAAGGTTTTAGAGAGTTgataatgcatttttaaacacAATTTCACCACACCTCTGTTACACGGTACATTGTCCATATAATAACTGTGTATAGAACATAATTTAGTGTCACCATGAATCACCTTCACAGTTTTGTGATGATGTCTCCATAATACACCCTGCCTGGAAAGAATGTGcagttttgtgttttgtcttgAATTGTCCATTACTTGACTGAATAATGAACAGAAACTCTAAAAAGAAGTTCAAAGAGAAGTGTGCATTGTTTGTGGAAGTGCTTTCTTGACTCTGCTTTTTGTTCATGCTTGTGGGCAGTGCTGAATAAAGGGTTTGGTTTTTAAAGTAGATCACCTAACTCTACCCTATGTTCATTTGATACACTGTAAAACAGGTGTACTGTAGAACCAGGACAAATCCACCAGTGTGAGGAAAGATAAGCTGGCCGTTCTAAAAGTTTCTCAAGAGAACCAAAGAAAAGAGATTGTTGTTTTTCCACTTCTctaaatcaatcatttgtaaacTGTGAGATAAGACTGtgaatactgatttttttttttctatttttacaaaatacaatAGTCTCTGTTCATTCATTCCTTCCACTAATTTCACATTTCTTTCTTCATAAAAACAGGGTGTTACGGAGGCATGCATCAAAATTGACCAAAGTCATAGTATTTTCTTGTTCAAATATATGCAAGTAATAAGATTTGTCTACAATATATTTTCTCCATGCATTAACAAATAAAGGGTCTGTTATAAGAGTTATGATATAAACTAACAACATTCATCCTGTAATGTGGACAACATATTAAAGCAGCAAACCATGAGAAGCTGTGCGTTACATAGATTTGACCTTGGGTAATGGTGGTCTTTACCATGTGATTTGTGGTAAGTTCACTGTAATGCAGACCTCAAaaagaaagttcacccaaaaatgaaacttctgttatcatttactaacCAAACAGgtgctggtccacattgacttccatagtatggaataAAATAATACGGAAGTCAAAAGGGAACAGAAACTGTTTGCtttcccacattcttcaaaatatcttctcatATGttatgcagaagaaagaaagttgaGGGTGAGGGGCATTTTCATTTTAGGTTGAACTATCTCTTTTAAGTGAtgcattgcttttataaaattgcagcaacaataaaaaaaaagacaataataataacagaaaaaaaggctaaataaattatttcactCCATTTCAGTCCATTTCACTACCTCTGTGTCAATGTCAATAAATGTTTACCTGGTGCGTTATGAATTTCACCAGAGAATGGGTAGGAAGTCgaaatattattcaatatattcaTGACTCTAACTGATCTGTGGTTTTGTTCCATGGCTCAACTAACCTGAACCAGCCTCCAGGACTCGGCTATGATGGCATACTGAACACGGTTCAATGCAAAACCATCGATCTCCCTCCTGAGTCGCACAGGTGCTTGCCCGACATCCATCATCAGTGAGTAAGCAGCATCCATTACAGCAGGCAGTGTTTCAGGGTGTGGCACCAGCTCCACCAGACGCACATAGTAGGGCGGGTTTACCTGTGAAGTTCAAAACAAGAAGGAAATGACACAAGTTTGTTTACCCCTGGACACAGATGAAGCACTATACCAATTTGTTTTCTAGAGCTGGAGATAATGGCCTTGTATTGAACTTCTTTCCCACTATGAAGGTCTCTCTGTCTAAATGTCTGACCACAAATGCTTGGCATTCATGATTAAACATTCACTTAATGCAGGTGAAGGTGAACTATTTGCCTCACACTGCTTTGAAGGACAACACGACCAGCAAGACCTTGCAGCTCATGAGATCAGAGTGGAATTTCCGTTAAGCACGGAAGGATTCAAAGTCCAGTAAAGCCCTCTAGGCCTAAAGCACTTATCTCCATTCTTCACTACAGGCTGCTAAATCAGGACTGAAAAATCTGACACGACCATGTAAATAATACTTTcatcaaataaacataaatagtagcactaaaactaaaacattgaaaataaaacTGCAGAACACTGAACTGAAGTATTTGCATATCAAATGAACTGTCAAACATACTGGCAAACCTTTTCTTTTTACACtataaattctttcaaaaacatttcaaaggcCTAAAAATTTGATTTGAGACTCACCTTTTCAATATGGCCTCAAACGTGTGCATCCCCacaagtgtatatataatataatataatctctCACAGACTGTAATCATAACTAACCGGATGAGAAATGATGCAGCGAGTTCGGTTCTGGACACGAGAGAACACGTTGCTTGGCATCAGGCAGGAAGTGGAGCTGCTGAGAATCACGCTTTCTGTGACCAGATCCTCCACCTCATGGAAGACAGTCTGCTTTGCTTCCAGGTCCTCAAACACACACTCCTATTGACAGAAAACACAGAGGACAAGAGCAGATGATTGTCAACATTATAGCTAAGGGACTGTATGAAATGTACTATAATTTAAGCTATAGCAACATCTTTTCCATATGAGCACAAAATAGGAACAAGAAGAAAACATAAGAGAGGAAAAAATTAATGACAGTGGAATGGGCTTAAAAAATATGACGTGAATAATTATTAAAGGGTGATAAAACAGAGAGGAATATTCACTCATGCttctttaataatttagcagGAAAACTTTTAGTTGCTATGGAACTGGACTGATAATTACTTCCATATTGAGACATACATACGAAATGATTGGAGAAACCCAGAACAGAGAGAAGATCcagtaatgacattttaaatcacaaagtcaatttttttaaatggaacatatacattaataaataatttactatAAGATCtaacatacataaatataaaaaaataaattatataacattAATGGTATAGTATCGCCGATACAGAAATGTGCAAATACAGCACTATCAGCACATAACAGGACTATATGGCGTCATTAAATGTTGATGTAATCATAACCGGGGAAAACAGAAACCATCAGCTGTCAATGAATGTAGTACACAGGAAAAATGCATGATCAGATACATCACCTCATTCATCTTTATGAATCTTTATGGGGGGGGGAGGAATTTGCAATAGCAAACAGAAGTTTGTCTCCAAATTGTTCAATACCTTTTAATAATTAAACACGGGTGTAATTTCAATAGTTAATAACATTAACTCATGGAATGTTCAAACCGCTTGTAGATGTAAAACCACAGACATGTCTTCTGGTTTCAAGTGCTTTTTTTGtgcacattaaaacaaataaatgtaaaataatgaatTTGGTACTTGTCATTAGTGAACACACTTTCTCATATTCACATGAAATACTTGTTGCTTTAGTTCCATGCATATCAGGGAGATATTTATCTGGCCCAGTCACATTTTTGGGTCAACATCATCTACTTTTAGGGGGAAACCGTACCTGGACAAAGAAAGCCCCCTCCAGGGCCTGCTGGAGGTCATCATGACTGCTGAGTAGACTCAACTGCTCTGCAGCCGTGAGATTTCCTCTCAGCATTTTGGCTTGCTGAAGCTCCTCAATCTGTTTCCTGCTCACACACGAAAACACATTATTCATCTTAAATTCTACAAAATGTGTACAAAATCTGTGGCTGATCTGTCCAAATACAATGTTTTAATCATGGCTTATGACTGACAAGACATCTGTTTCAGATGTAAATTATGTCttcataaaacacttttactTTAACTAAAGCAACTCTGCATGCATCACAGAAGATTACTGTTTTTTGTGTCCTAATCTATCATTGCTGCATTCTAACCAGGgcacctacactgtaaaaaaaagattttgaaaagaatttgtaaataaaagaaaaatgattgTAGAGCATTTTACAAGAAAGTACTATTCCAGTTTTTTCTAACTGaacatttctgagtgaaatgtgtttctacaaatattttacagtgtaaattAATATCTAGGAAAGAGAAAGCCCTGCATCTCCCCCTGGTGACAGAAGAGGTGAATCACAGGAACAGGGTTATTTACACAACATAAAATATTGGACAGAGAGTACTAATATGTTCTAGAAAACTTCAATTGgtgcatatttttttctttgcatattaTGCCCTCTCTTTTATTCTGTTGATCTCCTCTGATCGTTGCTTTCTGTAAGGTTGTGCCATAAAAATGGGTCACAAAACTGCTCTGAAAAAAGTTGAGCAGTGATGCTAAAGGCAGAGAATTTGACTGAGGGGTCAAGAGGTCATTTTTCTTTCCTGTTTAAAACTAACCTGATCTCTGTGATGGCCCCTGATGCTAGTCCTGGTTTGTTGTCATAGATCTTGACCATGTATCCTCCACTCAAGAACACCATGGCCCAGGAGCGGCCAATCAGACCACTTTTATTATGCCACATACATGCaattaggaaaaaaaaagagagacagctcaaataaataaaataaaaatgcagttcaAGGAGTCTGTTAACATTAGTGAAAATCAATGCATTATCTACATACCAAAATGAAGAACATGTCAGACTACTTAAACAGGAACTTTAATATGacatgacaaataaaaataatatgactTTGATGATCATGCATGAAAAAAAACCCCTGTAAAATAGAATGATACTTGTATTTGTACAAGCCATAACTACCCAAAATTGCTCAAATATGCACAAATAACGAGTCACGTGATAATATCATTTTGGTCATAAACCACTGCACTGTTCCCTTTTTCACATGCACTTTTCTAATATGGAGTAACATGTATTCATAAAAACAATCACAGTAACGTTGAAAGACCACTCAGCTATTCTGTTAGACAATCTCAGGAACACGTCTGCTAAACAGACTGATTAAAGTAACTCTCACCTCCCGACAACAGTAATGATCTTTCCTTTTAATGAACTCATCGCAAATCCCTTCACAAATGTCAAAACCCAGTCAGCTACCGGACTTCAGCTTGTCATGTGCGTAGACAGTAAAAAGCTTGTCATGTGCACGAAAGAGAGGCGGAGCTACGGCGTCTCACACGCGCCTAAATACATCTGGACATCTACAGAAGGATAATGATAATTCCTTGGACTGCAGTGAAGAATGAATACGTCCATTCAGAtatgtaatgttaaattaataacaaacatAGACACAAATATAATTAATGCTCCAACCAATAGcgaaacacatacaaaaaaattgtATCGGTAGCATAAATCGACAAAAGGCAGTCTCTGTATCATTTTAATTGATAGCATGTTAGAATGTCTTATTATGAGGAAGACAGCTGTCAGGGCCGGAAAAGTGAAGGTAGATTATACAGTCAGAATCAGTGCAGTCAAACATAACAGgcacatttcatgtttaaatgaGGGAATGTGAAGCTGTTTGTCAGATTGTTGGTTGTAAATTGATgctatttgttttccttttttgtctTTATACTGTATATCTGATGTTAATATTTAGTCTCGGATGCATGTTGCATGATGCACTGCTATGGAAAAGCCTATAACTGGAGCTGTTCAGGTGGGACAAATCTCTTGTTTATTTGTTCTTTGTCATATGCAGTGAAATTTGATTAATCTtctatgtttttgtgtgttgtaCAGGACGGTACGGCTCATCCCATGACTGCAGTGGGATGAACAGGATATTCTTCATCTATAGCTAGAGGTGCTTTCACAAGTGAAACCCACTTGCACATGTGCTGTTCTGACACACTTTACTTGAAATATACTTAACTGTCTAATAATGATATCTGATTCATACATTTTTACTCCTGAGTTggtgaaaaatattacaatttccttcattttaattgtttgaattTCCAGTGTCAGTGTTTGATCCCCTCCATTAGAGACAAAGAATGAAGACATGTATGCATCCCTCTGCTTTCATAATGCTTGAGAAGTCATTGACAACTGAAAAATAATTTGGTCCAGTTATTTTCTTGTTTAGTCCTTGTTTAGAGGAGAAGGTAAAGATCCTCGGAAAGAAGGTGAATGATTTGATAGAGGAGAGCTGtcttggtgattttaaagaattgTCATTTGTATGCTAAATTTGTCTTTAGAGAAAGCCAAGGAGGCTGCGAGGAAGGAGAGGGCTTTGCTGAGACAGAGAACAAACAGGCAATGCAGACCAGATCAATTTGGACCTGACCTACTCTGTGAGTGCATTGCTCCAATGCATGCATGCcttgactgaaaactgaaaatacacaGCTTTTTCTTGCTTTGTTCAGGTGCTGTTTAATTTAGCAAACCAATATGCCAATAATGACATGTACACAGAGGCCTTGAACACTTACAAAGTCATTGTGAAgaacaaaatgtttaataatgccGGTGAGTGAATTTCAGATTTTCAGAATTACTGTTTTAAAATATCTCAAATTCACTCCTCTTTGATACAAGTGTGTTTCTATTATCAGGTTTTGTGTAACAGCATACCCTACTATAGGAAGACTGAAAGTGAACAAATATCTATTTCAAGCAAAAGAACTACACAAAGTCAATCAATTTTAACAGCATGGCTTTGGATCAGATCTCAAATGCCCACAATGCAATGAGGTCAGCACTTGTAGTTGCATGTGTTGTGTGAACTGCATAATTGTTTTGCACCATTCAGTTTACACAGATCTTGGATAATTTGATGTGATTTTTCAACACGTAAAGTTCTCTTATTGTATAGGATCAAGATCATGCAGAACATTGGAGTTGTGTTCATTCATATGGGTCAGTACTCAGATGCCATCACATCCTTTGAGTACATCATGAGCAAGATCCCCAACATAAAGACGGGCTTCAACCTCATCCTGTGTTACTATGCCATCGGAGACCAGGAGAGGATAAAGAAACCTTTTAAGAAACTCATTTGTGTGCCTCTTGGTATTGATGATGATGACAACAAGTATATCCATCCAAATGTGAGTGCATCATTTAAATCCTTGTTAGTCATATATTTGAactgaattatgtcttattcttcatggattattttatttttttattttaggatgaCACTCA
This window contains:
- the LOC132095267 gene encoding lambda-crystallin-like; amino-acid sequence: MSSLKGKIITVVGSGLIGRSWAMVFLSGGYMVKIYDNKPGLASGAITEIRKQIEELQQAKMLRGNLTAAEQLSLLSSHDDLQQALEGAFFVQECVFEDLEAKQTVFHEVEDLVTESVILSSSTSCLMPSNVFSRVQNRTRCIISHPVNPPYYVRLVELVPHPETLPAVMDAAYSLMMDVGQAPVRLRREIDGFALNRVQYAIIAESWRLVQDGVISVKDIDLVMSEGLGMRNAFIGPIETMHLNAPEGMEDYLQRYSEGMKRVLNTFGPVPDFSGEPAARIIKDICELIPAEQEHLTARRERRDQLLMGLAKLKE